A stretch of the Bos indicus isolate NIAB-ARS_2022 breed Sahiwal x Tharparkar chromosome 13, NIAB-ARS_B.indTharparkar_mat_pri_1.0, whole genome shotgun sequence genome encodes the following:
- the UCKL1 gene encoding uridine-cytidine kinase-like 1 isoform X8 — translation MAAPPASADAPRPAPPPLAAGDGPDRPEGKTETTCEDRNAESLDRLLPPVGAGRSPRKRTTSQCKSEPPLLRTSKRTIYTAGRPPWYNEHGTQSKEAFAIGLGGGSASGKTTVARMIIEALDVPWVVLLSMDSFYKVLTRQQQEQAAHNNFNFDHPDAFDFDLIISTLKKLKQGKSVKVPIYDFTTHSRKKDWKTLYGANVIIFEGIMAFADKTLLELLDMKIFVDTDSDIRLVRRLRRDISERGRDIEGVIKQYNKFVKPAFDQYIQPTMRVADIVVPRGSGNTVAIDLIVQHVHSQLEERELSVRAALASAHQCHPLPRTLSVLKSTPQVRGMHTIIRDRETSRDEFIFYSKRLMRLLIEHALSFLPFQDCVVQTPQGQDYAGKCYAGKQITGVSILRAGETMEPALRAVCKDVRIGTILIQTNQQTGEPELHYLRLPKDISDDHVILMDCTVSTGAAAMMAVRVLLDHDVPEDKIFLLSLLMAEMGVHSVAYAFPRVRIITTAVDKRVNDLFRIIPGIGNFGDRYFGTDAVPDGSDDEEGGSTG, via the exons ATGGCTGCGCCCCCGGCCTCGGCCGACGCCCCCAGACCGGCGCCGCCGCCCCTCGCGGCTGGAGATGGGCCAGACCGGCCGGAGGGGAAGACCGAGACCACGTGCGAGGACCG CAACGCGGAGTCCCTGGACAGGCTGCTTCCACCTGTGGGCGCGGGGCGCTCACCGAGGAAGCGTACCACCAGCCAGTGCAAGTCTGAGCCGCCCCTCCTGCGCACGAGCAAGCGCACCATCTACACAGCAGGGCGGCCACCATGGTACAACGAGCATGGTACCCAGTCCAAGGAGGCCTTTGCCATTG GTCTGGGAGGTGGCAGTGCCTCTGGGAAGACCACCGTGGCCAGAATGATCATTGAGGCCCTGGATGTGCCCTGGGTGGTCTTGCTGTCCATGGACTCCTTCTATAAG GTGCTCAccaggcagcagcaggagcaggctgCCCACAACAACTTCAACTTTGACCACCCAGATGCCTTTGACTTCGACCTCATCATCTCCACGCTCAAGAAGCTCAAGCAGGGCAAGAGCGTCAAGGTGCCCATCTATGACTTCACCACCCACAGCCGGAAGAAGGACTGG AAAACTCTGTACGGTGCAAATGTCATCATCTTCGAGGGAATCATGGCCTTTGCTGACAAGACGCTGCTGGAG CTCCtggacatgaagatctttgtgGACACGGACTCTGACATACGCCTCGTGCGGCGACTGCGCCGTGACATCAGCGAGCGGGGCCGGGACATCGAGGGCGTCATCAAGCAGTACAATAAGTTTGTGAAGCCCGCCTTCGACCAGTATATCCAGCCCACCATGCGTGTGGCAGACATCGTGGTGCCCCGGG GGAGCGGGAACACAGTGGCCATCGACCTGATAGTGCAGCACGTGCACAGCCAGCTGGAGGAG CGTGAGCTCAGTGTCAG AGCTGCTCTGGCCTCGGCGCACCAGTGCCACCCCCTGCCCAGGACGCTTAGTGTCCTCAAGAGCACGCCGCAGGTGCGGGGCATGCACACCATCATCAG AGACCGGGAAACCAGCCGCGACGAGTTCATCTTCTACTCTAAGAGGCTGATGCGGCTGCTTATCGAGCACGCActctccttcctgcctttccAG GACTGTGTGGTGCAGACTCCACAGGGTCAGGACTACGCCGGCAAGTGCTATGCGGGGAAGCAG ATCACCGGCGTGTCCATCCTGCGGGCCGGCGAGACCATGGAGCCTGCACTGCGGGCCGTATGCAAGGACGTGCGCATTGGCACCATCCTCATCCAGACCAACCAACAAACTGGAGAGCCCGAG CTCCACTACTTGCGGCTCCCCAAGGACATCAGTGACGACCACGTGATCCTGATGGACTGCACAGTGTCCACGGGCGCGGCAGCCATGATGGCTGTGCGGGTGCTGCTG GACCACGACGTGCCGGAGGACAAGATCTTCCTTTTGTCACTGCTCATGGCGGAGATGGGCGTCCACTCGGTGGCCTATGCCTTCCCCCGCGTTAGAATCATCACCACAGCAGTAGACAAACGCGTCAATGACCTCTTCCGCATCATCCCTGGCATCG GGAACTTCGGTGACCGCTACTTTGGGACTGACGCCGTCCCTGACGGGAGCGACGACGAAGAAGGCGGCTCCACTGGGTAG
- the UCKL1 gene encoding uridine-cytidine kinase-like 1 isoform X7, which produces MAAPPASADAPRPAPPPLAAGDGPDRPEGKTETTCEDRNAESLDRLLPPVGAGRSPRKRTTSQCKSEPPLLRTSKRTIYTAGRPPWYNEHGTQSKEAFAIGLGGGSASGKTTVARMIIEALDVPWVVLLSMDSFYKVLTRQQQEQAAHNNFNFDHPDAFDFDLIISTLKKLKQGKSVKVPIYDFTTHSRKKDWKTLYGANVIIFEGIMAFADKTLLELLDMKIFVDTDSDIRLVRRLRRDISERGRDIEGVIKQYNKFVKPAFDQYIQPTMRVADIVVPRGSGNTVAIDLIVQHVHSQLEERKLRWDLAALASAHQCHPLPRTLSVLKSTPQVRGMHTIIRDRETSRDEFIFYSKRLMRLLIEHALSFLPFQDCVVQTPQGQDYAGKCYAGKQITGVSILRAGETMEPALRAVCKDVRIGTILIQTNQQTGEPELHYLRLPKDISDDHVILMDCTVSTGAAAMMAVRVLLDHDVPEDKIFLLSLLMAEMGVHSVAYAFPRVRIITTAVDKRVNDLFRIIPGIGNFGDRYFGTDAVPDGSDDEEGGSTG; this is translated from the exons ATGGCTGCGCCCCCGGCCTCGGCCGACGCCCCCAGACCGGCGCCGCCGCCCCTCGCGGCTGGAGATGGGCCAGACCGGCCGGAGGGGAAGACCGAGACCACGTGCGAGGACCG CAACGCGGAGTCCCTGGACAGGCTGCTTCCACCTGTGGGCGCGGGGCGCTCACCGAGGAAGCGTACCACCAGCCAGTGCAAGTCTGAGCCGCCCCTCCTGCGCACGAGCAAGCGCACCATCTACACAGCAGGGCGGCCACCATGGTACAACGAGCATGGTACCCAGTCCAAGGAGGCCTTTGCCATTG GTCTGGGAGGTGGCAGTGCCTCTGGGAAGACCACCGTGGCCAGAATGATCATTGAGGCCCTGGATGTGCCCTGGGTGGTCTTGCTGTCCATGGACTCCTTCTATAAG GTGCTCAccaggcagcagcaggagcaggctgCCCACAACAACTTCAACTTTGACCACCCAGATGCCTTTGACTTCGACCTCATCATCTCCACGCTCAAGAAGCTCAAGCAGGGCAAGAGCGTCAAGGTGCCCATCTATGACTTCACCACCCACAGCCGGAAGAAGGACTGG AAAACTCTGTACGGTGCAAATGTCATCATCTTCGAGGGAATCATGGCCTTTGCTGACAAGACGCTGCTGGAG CTCCtggacatgaagatctttgtgGACACGGACTCTGACATACGCCTCGTGCGGCGACTGCGCCGTGACATCAGCGAGCGGGGCCGGGACATCGAGGGCGTCATCAAGCAGTACAATAAGTTTGTGAAGCCCGCCTTCGACCAGTATATCCAGCCCACCATGCGTGTGGCAGACATCGTGGTGCCCCGGG GGAGCGGGAACACAGTGGCCATCGACCTGATAGTGCAGCACGTGCACAGCCAGCTGGAGGAG AGGAAGCTGCGCTGGGATCT AGCTGCTCTGGCCTCGGCGCACCAGTGCCACCCCCTGCCCAGGACGCTTAGTGTCCTCAAGAGCACGCCGCAGGTGCGGGGCATGCACACCATCATCAG AGACCGGGAAACCAGCCGCGACGAGTTCATCTTCTACTCTAAGAGGCTGATGCGGCTGCTTATCGAGCACGCActctccttcctgcctttccAG GACTGTGTGGTGCAGACTCCACAGGGTCAGGACTACGCCGGCAAGTGCTATGCGGGGAAGCAG ATCACCGGCGTGTCCATCCTGCGGGCCGGCGAGACCATGGAGCCTGCACTGCGGGCCGTATGCAAGGACGTGCGCATTGGCACCATCCTCATCCAGACCAACCAACAAACTGGAGAGCCCGAG CTCCACTACTTGCGGCTCCCCAAGGACATCAGTGACGACCACGTGATCCTGATGGACTGCACAGTGTCCACGGGCGCGGCAGCCATGATGGCTGTGCGGGTGCTGCTG GACCACGACGTGCCGGAGGACAAGATCTTCCTTTTGTCACTGCTCATGGCGGAGATGGGCGTCCACTCGGTGGCCTATGCCTTCCCCCGCGTTAGAATCATCACCACAGCAGTAGACAAACGCGTCAATGACCTCTTCCGCATCATCCCTGGCATCG GGAACTTCGGTGACCGCTACTTTGGGACTGACGCCGTCCCTGACGGGAGCGACGACGAAGAAGGCGGCTCCACTGGGTAG
- the UCKL1 gene encoding uridine-cytidine kinase-like 1 isoform X2: MAAPPASADAPRPAPPPLAAGDGPDRPEGKTETTCEDRNAESLDRLLPPVGAGRSPRKRTTSQCKSEPPLLRTSKRTIYTAGRPPWYNEHGTQSKEAFAIGLGGGSASGKTTVARMIIEALDVPWVVLLSMDSFYKVLTRQQQEQAAHNNFNFDHPDAFDFDLIISTLKKLKQGKSVKVPIYDFTTHSRKKDWKTLYGANVIIFEGIMAFADKTLLELLDMKIFVDTDSDIRLVRRLRRDISERGRDIEGVIKQYNKFVKPAFDQYIQPTMRVADIVVPRGSGNTVAIDLIVQHVHSQLEEPRAPAEALVQRHKSFQEAWLPWVERTCRAACCGLGGCSQAQGAALASAHQCHPLPRTLSVLKSTPQVRGMHTIIRDRETSRDEFIFYSKRLMRLLIEHALSFLPFQDCVVQTPQGQDYAGKCYAGKQITGVSILRAGETMEPALRAVCKDVRIGTILIQTNQQTGEPELHYLRLPKDISDDHVILMDCTVSTGAAAMMAVRVLLDHDVPEDKIFLLSLLMAEMGVHSVAYAFPRVRIITTAVDKRVNDLFRIIPGIGNFGDRYFGTDAVPDGSDDEEGGSTG; encoded by the exons ATGGCTGCGCCCCCGGCCTCGGCCGACGCCCCCAGACCGGCGCCGCCGCCCCTCGCGGCTGGAGATGGGCCAGACCGGCCGGAGGGGAAGACCGAGACCACGTGCGAGGACCG CAACGCGGAGTCCCTGGACAGGCTGCTTCCACCTGTGGGCGCGGGGCGCTCACCGAGGAAGCGTACCACCAGCCAGTGCAAGTCTGAGCCGCCCCTCCTGCGCACGAGCAAGCGCACCATCTACACAGCAGGGCGGCCACCATGGTACAACGAGCATGGTACCCAGTCCAAGGAGGCCTTTGCCATTG GTCTGGGAGGTGGCAGTGCCTCTGGGAAGACCACCGTGGCCAGAATGATCATTGAGGCCCTGGATGTGCCCTGGGTGGTCTTGCTGTCCATGGACTCCTTCTATAAG GTGCTCAccaggcagcagcaggagcaggctgCCCACAACAACTTCAACTTTGACCACCCAGATGCCTTTGACTTCGACCTCATCATCTCCACGCTCAAGAAGCTCAAGCAGGGCAAGAGCGTCAAGGTGCCCATCTATGACTTCACCACCCACAGCCGGAAGAAGGACTGG AAAACTCTGTACGGTGCAAATGTCATCATCTTCGAGGGAATCATGGCCTTTGCTGACAAGACGCTGCTGGAG CTCCtggacatgaagatctttgtgGACACGGACTCTGACATACGCCTCGTGCGGCGACTGCGCCGTGACATCAGCGAGCGGGGCCGGGACATCGAGGGCGTCATCAAGCAGTACAATAAGTTTGTGAAGCCCGCCTTCGACCAGTATATCCAGCCCACCATGCGTGTGGCAGACATCGTGGTGCCCCGGG GGAGCGGGAACACAGTGGCCATCGACCTGATAGTGCAGCACGTGCACAGCCAGCTGGAGGAG CCCAGGGCTCCAGCGGAAGCCTTGGTTCAGAGACATAAAAGTTTCCAGGAAGCGTGGCTGCCTTGGGTGGAAAGGACCTGCAGGGCCGCCTGCTGTGGACTTGGCGGGTGCTCGCAGGCCCAGGG AGCTGCTCTGGCCTCGGCGCACCAGTGCCACCCCCTGCCCAGGACGCTTAGTGTCCTCAAGAGCACGCCGCAGGTGCGGGGCATGCACACCATCATCAG AGACCGGGAAACCAGCCGCGACGAGTTCATCTTCTACTCTAAGAGGCTGATGCGGCTGCTTATCGAGCACGCActctccttcctgcctttccAG GACTGTGTGGTGCAGACTCCACAGGGTCAGGACTACGCCGGCAAGTGCTATGCGGGGAAGCAG ATCACCGGCGTGTCCATCCTGCGGGCCGGCGAGACCATGGAGCCTGCACTGCGGGCCGTATGCAAGGACGTGCGCATTGGCACCATCCTCATCCAGACCAACCAACAAACTGGAGAGCCCGAG CTCCACTACTTGCGGCTCCCCAAGGACATCAGTGACGACCACGTGATCCTGATGGACTGCACAGTGTCCACGGGCGCGGCAGCCATGATGGCTGTGCGGGTGCTGCTG GACCACGACGTGCCGGAGGACAAGATCTTCCTTTTGTCACTGCTCATGGCGGAGATGGGCGTCCACTCGGTGGCCTATGCCTTCCCCCGCGTTAGAATCATCACCACAGCAGTAGACAAACGCGTCAATGACCTCTTCCGCATCATCCCTGGCATCG GGAACTTCGGTGACCGCTACTTTGGGACTGACGCCGTCCCTGACGGGAGCGACGACGAAGAAGGCGGCTCCACTGGGTAG
- the UCKL1 gene encoding uridine-cytidine kinase-like 1 isoform X5: protein MAAPPASADAPRPAPPPLAAGDGPDRPEGKTETTCEDRSNAESLDRLLPPVGAGRSPRKRTTSQCKSEPPLLRTSKRTIYTAGRPPWYNEHGTQSKEAFAIGLGGGSASGKTTVARMIIEALDVPWVVLLSMDSFYKVLTRQQQEQAAHNNFNFDHPDAFDFDLIISTLKKLKQGKSVKVPIYDFTTHSRKKDWKTLYGANVIIFEGIMAFADKTLLELLDMKIFVDTDSDIRLVRRLRRDISERGRDIEGVIKQYNKFVKPAFDQYIQPTMRVADIVVPRGSGNTVAIDLIVQHVHSQLEERKLRWDLAALASAHQCHPLPRTLSVLKSTPQVRGMHTIIRDRETSRDEFIFYSKRLMRLLIEHALSFLPFQDCVVQTPQGQDYAGKCYAGKQITGVSILRAGETMEPALRAVCKDVRIGTILIQTNQQTGEPELHYLRLPKDISDDHVILMDCTVSTGAAAMMAVRVLLDHDVPEDKIFLLSLLMAEMGVHSVAYAFPRVRIITTAVDKRVNDLFRIIPGIGNFGDRYFGTDAVPDGSDDEEGGSTG from the exons ATGGCTGCGCCCCCGGCCTCGGCCGACGCCCCCAGACCGGCGCCGCCGCCCCTCGCGGCTGGAGATGGGCCAGACCGGCCGGAGGGGAAGACCGAGACCACGTGCGAGGACCG CAGCAACGCGGAGTCCCTGGACAGGCTGCTTCCACCTGTGGGCGCGGGGCGCTCACCGAGGAAGCGTACCACCAGCCAGTGCAAGTCTGAGCCGCCCCTCCTGCGCACGAGCAAGCGCACCATCTACACAGCAGGGCGGCCACCATGGTACAACGAGCATGGTACCCAGTCCAAGGAGGCCTTTGCCATTG GTCTGGGAGGTGGCAGTGCCTCTGGGAAGACCACCGTGGCCAGAATGATCATTGAGGCCCTGGATGTGCCCTGGGTGGTCTTGCTGTCCATGGACTCCTTCTATAAG GTGCTCAccaggcagcagcaggagcaggctgCCCACAACAACTTCAACTTTGACCACCCAGATGCCTTTGACTTCGACCTCATCATCTCCACGCTCAAGAAGCTCAAGCAGGGCAAGAGCGTCAAGGTGCCCATCTATGACTTCACCACCCACAGCCGGAAGAAGGACTGG AAAACTCTGTACGGTGCAAATGTCATCATCTTCGAGGGAATCATGGCCTTTGCTGACAAGACGCTGCTGGAG CTCCtggacatgaagatctttgtgGACACGGACTCTGACATACGCCTCGTGCGGCGACTGCGCCGTGACATCAGCGAGCGGGGCCGGGACATCGAGGGCGTCATCAAGCAGTACAATAAGTTTGTGAAGCCCGCCTTCGACCAGTATATCCAGCCCACCATGCGTGTGGCAGACATCGTGGTGCCCCGGG GGAGCGGGAACACAGTGGCCATCGACCTGATAGTGCAGCACGTGCACAGCCAGCTGGAGGAG AGGAAGCTGCGCTGGGATCT AGCTGCTCTGGCCTCGGCGCACCAGTGCCACCCCCTGCCCAGGACGCTTAGTGTCCTCAAGAGCACGCCGCAGGTGCGGGGCATGCACACCATCATCAG AGACCGGGAAACCAGCCGCGACGAGTTCATCTTCTACTCTAAGAGGCTGATGCGGCTGCTTATCGAGCACGCActctccttcctgcctttccAG GACTGTGTGGTGCAGACTCCACAGGGTCAGGACTACGCCGGCAAGTGCTATGCGGGGAAGCAG ATCACCGGCGTGTCCATCCTGCGGGCCGGCGAGACCATGGAGCCTGCACTGCGGGCCGTATGCAAGGACGTGCGCATTGGCACCATCCTCATCCAGACCAACCAACAAACTGGAGAGCCCGAG CTCCACTACTTGCGGCTCCCCAAGGACATCAGTGACGACCACGTGATCCTGATGGACTGCACAGTGTCCACGGGCGCGGCAGCCATGATGGCTGTGCGGGTGCTGCTG GACCACGACGTGCCGGAGGACAAGATCTTCCTTTTGTCACTGCTCATGGCGGAGATGGGCGTCCACTCGGTGGCCTATGCCTTCCCCCGCGTTAGAATCATCACCACAGCAGTAGACAAACGCGTCAATGACCTCTTCCGCATCATCCCTGGCATCG GGAACTTCGGTGACCGCTACTTTGGGACTGACGCCGTCCCTGACGGGAGCGACGACGAAGAAGGCGGCTCCACTGGGTAG
- the UCKL1 gene encoding uridine-cytidine kinase-like 1 isoform X6: protein MAAPPASADAPRPAPPPLAAGDGPDRPEGKTETTCEDRSNAESLDRLLPPVGAGRSPRKRTTSQCKSEPPLLRTSKRTIYTAGRPPWYNEHGTQSKEAFAIGLGGGSASGKTTVARMIIEALDVPWVVLLSMDSFYKVLTRQQQEQAAHNNFNFDHPDAFDFDLIISTLKKLKQGKSVKVPIYDFTTHSRKKDWKTLYGANVIIFEGIMAFADKTLLELLDMKIFVDTDSDIRLVRRLRRDISERGRDIEGVIKQYNKFVKPAFDQYIQPTMRVADIVVPRGSGNTVAIDLIVQHVHSQLEERELSVRAALASAHQCHPLPRTLSVLKSTPQVRGMHTIIRDRETSRDEFIFYSKRLMRLLIEHALSFLPFQDCVVQTPQGQDYAGKCYAGKQITGVSILRAGETMEPALRAVCKDVRIGTILIQTNQQTGEPELHYLRLPKDISDDHVILMDCTVSTGAAAMMAVRVLLDHDVPEDKIFLLSLLMAEMGVHSVAYAFPRVRIITTAVDKRVNDLFRIIPGIGNFGDRYFGTDAVPDGSDDEEGGSTG, encoded by the exons ATGGCTGCGCCCCCGGCCTCGGCCGACGCCCCCAGACCGGCGCCGCCGCCCCTCGCGGCTGGAGATGGGCCAGACCGGCCGGAGGGGAAGACCGAGACCACGTGCGAGGACCG CAGCAACGCGGAGTCCCTGGACAGGCTGCTTCCACCTGTGGGCGCGGGGCGCTCACCGAGGAAGCGTACCACCAGCCAGTGCAAGTCTGAGCCGCCCCTCCTGCGCACGAGCAAGCGCACCATCTACACAGCAGGGCGGCCACCATGGTACAACGAGCATGGTACCCAGTCCAAGGAGGCCTTTGCCATTG GTCTGGGAGGTGGCAGTGCCTCTGGGAAGACCACCGTGGCCAGAATGATCATTGAGGCCCTGGATGTGCCCTGGGTGGTCTTGCTGTCCATGGACTCCTTCTATAAG GTGCTCAccaggcagcagcaggagcaggctgCCCACAACAACTTCAACTTTGACCACCCAGATGCCTTTGACTTCGACCTCATCATCTCCACGCTCAAGAAGCTCAAGCAGGGCAAGAGCGTCAAGGTGCCCATCTATGACTTCACCACCCACAGCCGGAAGAAGGACTGG AAAACTCTGTACGGTGCAAATGTCATCATCTTCGAGGGAATCATGGCCTTTGCTGACAAGACGCTGCTGGAG CTCCtggacatgaagatctttgtgGACACGGACTCTGACATACGCCTCGTGCGGCGACTGCGCCGTGACATCAGCGAGCGGGGCCGGGACATCGAGGGCGTCATCAAGCAGTACAATAAGTTTGTGAAGCCCGCCTTCGACCAGTATATCCAGCCCACCATGCGTGTGGCAGACATCGTGGTGCCCCGGG GGAGCGGGAACACAGTGGCCATCGACCTGATAGTGCAGCACGTGCACAGCCAGCTGGAGGAG CGTGAGCTCAGTGTCAG AGCTGCTCTGGCCTCGGCGCACCAGTGCCACCCCCTGCCCAGGACGCTTAGTGTCCTCAAGAGCACGCCGCAGGTGCGGGGCATGCACACCATCATCAG AGACCGGGAAACCAGCCGCGACGAGTTCATCTTCTACTCTAAGAGGCTGATGCGGCTGCTTATCGAGCACGCActctccttcctgcctttccAG GACTGTGTGGTGCAGACTCCACAGGGTCAGGACTACGCCGGCAAGTGCTATGCGGGGAAGCAG ATCACCGGCGTGTCCATCCTGCGGGCCGGCGAGACCATGGAGCCTGCACTGCGGGCCGTATGCAAGGACGTGCGCATTGGCACCATCCTCATCCAGACCAACCAACAAACTGGAGAGCCCGAG CTCCACTACTTGCGGCTCCCCAAGGACATCAGTGACGACCACGTGATCCTGATGGACTGCACAGTGTCCACGGGCGCGGCAGCCATGATGGCTGTGCGGGTGCTGCTG GACCACGACGTGCCGGAGGACAAGATCTTCCTTTTGTCACTGCTCATGGCGGAGATGGGCGTCCACTCGGTGGCCTATGCCTTCCCCCGCGTTAGAATCATCACCACAGCAGTAGACAAACGCGTCAATGACCTCTTCCGCATCATCCCTGGCATCG GGAACTTCGGTGACCGCTACTTTGGGACTGACGCCGTCCCTGACGGGAGCGACGACGAAGAAGGCGGCTCCACTGGGTAG
- the UCKL1 gene encoding uridine-cytidine kinase-like 1 isoform X1 — protein sequence MAAPPASADAPRPAPPPLAAGDGPDRPEGKTETTCEDRSNAESLDRLLPPVGAGRSPRKRTTSQCKSEPPLLRTSKRTIYTAGRPPWYNEHGTQSKEAFAIGLGGGSASGKTTVARMIIEALDVPWVVLLSMDSFYKVLTRQQQEQAAHNNFNFDHPDAFDFDLIISTLKKLKQGKSVKVPIYDFTTHSRKKDWKTLYGANVIIFEGIMAFADKTLLELLDMKIFVDTDSDIRLVRRLRRDISERGRDIEGVIKQYNKFVKPAFDQYIQPTMRVADIVVPRGSGNTVAIDLIVQHVHSQLEEPRAPAEALVQRHKSFQEAWLPWVERTCRAACCGLGGCSQAQGAALASAHQCHPLPRTLSVLKSTPQVRGMHTIIRDRETSRDEFIFYSKRLMRLLIEHALSFLPFQDCVVQTPQGQDYAGKCYAGKQITGVSILRAGETMEPALRAVCKDVRIGTILIQTNQQTGEPELHYLRLPKDISDDHVILMDCTVSTGAAAMMAVRVLLDHDVPEDKIFLLSLLMAEMGVHSVAYAFPRVRIITTAVDKRVNDLFRIIPGIGNFGDRYFGTDAVPDGSDDEEGGSTG from the exons ATGGCTGCGCCCCCGGCCTCGGCCGACGCCCCCAGACCGGCGCCGCCGCCCCTCGCGGCTGGAGATGGGCCAGACCGGCCGGAGGGGAAGACCGAGACCACGTGCGAGGACCG CAGCAACGCGGAGTCCCTGGACAGGCTGCTTCCACCTGTGGGCGCGGGGCGCTCACCGAGGAAGCGTACCACCAGCCAGTGCAAGTCTGAGCCGCCCCTCCTGCGCACGAGCAAGCGCACCATCTACACAGCAGGGCGGCCACCATGGTACAACGAGCATGGTACCCAGTCCAAGGAGGCCTTTGCCATTG GTCTGGGAGGTGGCAGTGCCTCTGGGAAGACCACCGTGGCCAGAATGATCATTGAGGCCCTGGATGTGCCCTGGGTGGTCTTGCTGTCCATGGACTCCTTCTATAAG GTGCTCAccaggcagcagcaggagcaggctgCCCACAACAACTTCAACTTTGACCACCCAGATGCCTTTGACTTCGACCTCATCATCTCCACGCTCAAGAAGCTCAAGCAGGGCAAGAGCGTCAAGGTGCCCATCTATGACTTCACCACCCACAGCCGGAAGAAGGACTGG AAAACTCTGTACGGTGCAAATGTCATCATCTTCGAGGGAATCATGGCCTTTGCTGACAAGACGCTGCTGGAG CTCCtggacatgaagatctttgtgGACACGGACTCTGACATACGCCTCGTGCGGCGACTGCGCCGTGACATCAGCGAGCGGGGCCGGGACATCGAGGGCGTCATCAAGCAGTACAATAAGTTTGTGAAGCCCGCCTTCGACCAGTATATCCAGCCCACCATGCGTGTGGCAGACATCGTGGTGCCCCGGG GGAGCGGGAACACAGTGGCCATCGACCTGATAGTGCAGCACGTGCACAGCCAGCTGGAGGAG CCCAGGGCTCCAGCGGAAGCCTTGGTTCAGAGACATAAAAGTTTCCAGGAAGCGTGGCTGCCTTGGGTGGAAAGGACCTGCAGGGCCGCCTGCTGTGGACTTGGCGGGTGCTCGCAGGCCCAGGG AGCTGCTCTGGCCTCGGCGCACCAGTGCCACCCCCTGCCCAGGACGCTTAGTGTCCTCAAGAGCACGCCGCAGGTGCGGGGCATGCACACCATCATCAG AGACCGGGAAACCAGCCGCGACGAGTTCATCTTCTACTCTAAGAGGCTGATGCGGCTGCTTATCGAGCACGCActctccttcctgcctttccAG GACTGTGTGGTGCAGACTCCACAGGGTCAGGACTACGCCGGCAAGTGCTATGCGGGGAAGCAG ATCACCGGCGTGTCCATCCTGCGGGCCGGCGAGACCATGGAGCCTGCACTGCGGGCCGTATGCAAGGACGTGCGCATTGGCACCATCCTCATCCAGACCAACCAACAAACTGGAGAGCCCGAG CTCCACTACTTGCGGCTCCCCAAGGACATCAGTGACGACCACGTGATCCTGATGGACTGCACAGTGTCCACGGGCGCGGCAGCCATGATGGCTGTGCGGGTGCTGCTG GACCACGACGTGCCGGAGGACAAGATCTTCCTTTTGTCACTGCTCATGGCGGAGATGGGCGTCCACTCGGTGGCCTATGCCTTCCCCCGCGTTAGAATCATCACCACAGCAGTAGACAAACGCGTCAATGACCTCTTCCGCATCATCCCTGGCATCG GGAACTTCGGTGACCGCTACTTTGGGACTGACGCCGTCCCTGACGGGAGCGACGACGAAGAAGGCGGCTCCACTGGGTAG